The Candidatus Zixiibacteriota bacterium genome includes the window CAGCCATCGATTATCGAAATGGTTTGTTGGGTCAACCGATTCCGCTGGGAAGACGGCTTGAAGCAACTCGCTTCTTCGAGAGACCCGGTGTTCCAGAACTGCTGCTGGTCGGGCGAGTGTCTGATACGGTGTTTATCTACTCTTTTCAGAGTCCAATTGGTGTCAACGAGGACTTTGGGACCATTCTACCAAATGATTTTGATTTGAAGCAGAACACCCCCAATCCCTTCAATCAAAGCACATCGATAAGATTCTCATTGTCGTCAAAACAACAAGTCACCTTGAAAATTTACAATCTTCTCGGTCAGCGAGTGACAGAATTGGAGAATCGAATACTTCCGGCAGGCACTTATTCAGTAAGATGGAATGGAATCGACAGTGATGGGAAACCGGTGGCTTCCGGTATTTACTTGTACCGCCTCCAAGTCGATAGTAATTTCCTGGTCAGGAAAATGGTTCTCCTCAAATAAAGCCTCCACTTCAAGTTGCTTTCATCCTGTTTCTTGCCGCCTTATCTTCCAGGGAGGGAATGCCGCGTCAGTTTCCTCATACCAGAAAACCACGGCTATCTACAATGAATCTGCAAATCAACTGTATGACACAAAAGCCCGCATTTAGCGGGCTTTTGTGCACCTCAAAGTTGGAATAAATCCAATTGTCAGGCCGTCTACTTCAGCAGCATCATCTTCATCGTCTGCGTGTACGCGCCGGCCTTCAGACGATACAGATAAATCCCGCTGGAAACGGAGGAACCGTTCCAATAGAAGGAGTGATTTCCTGCCTCCAGATAACCCTGGTAAACAGTCGTTATCTGCTGCCCCAGGATATTATAGACATCGAGAGAGATATCGGATGCCACCGGCAGGCTGAAGCTGATTTCGGTATAGGGATTGAAGGGGTTAGGACGATTGGGATATAGCGCAAAGGCGGTCGGCATCAGAGGCTGCGCCGCTTCGATATCATCCTCCCACTTGTAGCCACCGTCGTCATCAACACCAGGCAAGAATTTCACCGGAGCCGGTTTCACTATAAAGATAACGCAGTCGGTCGCGGAGAAGGGACTGCCATCTTTCATGTTTCCGGTGAAGGTTACCGGTATCGCCTGTCCCGGAATGATTTCACCCAATCCCGCCGCCAGGGCATTCTGGTCGAACTTGAGAATCAGGTCAACATAACCGTCGGGCAGATACTCGTGACAGACACATTCCTGAGAGCCATCCGCCACCGGAGTCGAAATGTCTTTGAATCGATACTTAAGCCAGGGGATATTATTCATCCGCACCGTGGCGAGGTCGATATCATTGACATTGAAACCGGGACCGCCGATAATGGAAACAACCAGGTCGACTACGGCGGTCGACGGCACCCACCGCTCGCCGCTGGAGGCATCCGGCAGAACCTTTGATGCCGCTGACTGACTGCCGCTGTTGTCGGTGGCGGCTACACTGTAGATATACAACTTGTTGGGACAGGAACCCGGTTTGATATCTACCGCCACAGGAGCGCCCTCTATGATAATATTCCCCGGCTCGTTGGGATTCGGGTTGTCCGGGTCATCGCCAATTACAGTGGTTGGCGGGGTCTGGTCGCTTTCAATGGTGCAGTAGTTAAGGATGGTGCTTCCCGGAACAGCATTTCCGTTGACCCGTACGACCAACTGTATATCCGGTCCCGCCTGTCCGGCGGCAAGATTCCCAATATTCCAGGTGACCGAATGGGTGTTGGGGTCATAGACGCCGGTGCCGGGAACACCACCAACCGTCTCGGAAATAAAATCGATTTCGAGCGGAAGGTCGTCATGCAAAATGACACCGGTTATGTCGTAAGAATTGCTGTTGGAGTAGGTAATCAGGTAAGGGAAAGTCTGACCGACATAAAGACCGTACCCCTGAACCATGTCGTTCTTGGCAAGATTGAGCGGGTTGTAACTGACATTGGCGATTTCGATACCGGCGGGAGTGCCAAGAGACCCGGTGGAGTACTGAAAGTTGAGATTGGAATCCCAGATGCTGATATCGTCACCATAACATCCGCCGGTAACATAGACCATGCCCGTCGCTTCATCAACGGCGATTCCCATGCCGCCGTGACCCATATTGACGACCGACTCGGTACTGGTATTCAGGTCGTACTTACTGAGCAAGGTGTAACCGGTGGGAGCGCTGGCGCACCAACCGTCAGGAGCGCTGGTATAGACATAACCTCTGTATCTGTCAATCGCAATTCCGACCGGCGGAATGCTCGGCTGATAATGGAACAGCTCCGTTAAAGTATTTACATCATAGACTCTGACGTACCCGGTAGCGGGAGTCCAGGAGCCGGCATCTGCCACGTAGAGTCTGTCGGTGAACTCATCGAGGGCAATTCCAAATGCCGATGATAGACCGGGCAGTGCCCGCGGATATCCTGCCCTCAAAGTGAGTGTCTTGGCGGTCGGGTTCCAATCGTAAACATAAAGATTGCCCGAAGCCCGGTCGACGGTATAAACCAGGTTGTTAACGTCATCAACATCAATACCGGCAAGGCCGTAGCCGCCGGAAACC containing:
- a CDS encoding T9SS type A sorting domain-containing protein, with product MINRHSKRNGIIIAVVCLLTALLAGSSFAKSMYVIANHHTGQFDAYNIAPPGSVPPIAYQARYNLTHAGDPGDVAVWIDPTTNPPEGALFITSEFDYGVELVDAKTMTSLGWVSGGYGLAGIDVDDVNNLVYTVDRASGNLYVYDWNPTAKTLTLRAGYPRALPGLSSAFGIALDEFTDRLYVADAGSWTPATGYVRVYDVNTLTELFHYQPSIPPVGIAIDRYRGYVYTSAPDGWCASAPTGYTLLSKYDLNTSTESVVNMGHGGMGIAVDEATGMVYVTGGCYGDDISIWDSNLNFQYSTGSLGTPAGIEIANVSYNPLNLAKNDMVQGYGLYVGQTFPYLITYSNSNSYDITGVILHDDLPLEIDFISETVGGVPGTGVYDPNTHSVTWNIGNLAAGQAGPDIQLVVRVNGNAVPGSTILNYCTIESDQTPPTTVIGDDPDNPNPNEPGNIIIEGAPVAVDIKPGSCPNKLYIYSVAATDNSGSQSAASKVLPDASSGERWVPSTAVVDLVVSIIGGPGFNVNDIDLATVRMNNIPWLKYRFKDISTPVADGSQECVCHEYLPDGYVDLILKFDQNALAAGLGEIIPGQAIPVTFTGNMKDGSPFSATDCVIFIVKPAPVKFLPGVDDDGGYKWEDDIEAAQPLMPTAFALYPNRPNPFNPYTEISFSLPVASDISLDVYNILGQQITTVYQGYLEAGNHSFYWNGSSVSSGIYLYRLKAGAYTQTMKMMLLK